A single genomic interval of Homo sapiens chromosome 7, GRCh38.p14 Primary Assembly harbors:
- the SPDYE6 gene encoding speedy protein E6, translated as MDRTETRFRKRGQITGKITTSRQPHPQNEQSPQRSTSGYPLQEVVDDEMLGPSAPGVDPSPPCRSLGWKRKREWSDESEEEPEKELAPEPEETWVVEMLCGLKMKLKQQRVSSILPEHHKDFNSQLAPGVDPSPPHRSFCWKRKMEWWDESEESLEEEPRKVLAPEPEEIWVAEMLCGLKMKLKRRRVSLVLPEHHEAFNRLLEDPVIKRFLAWDKDLRVSDKYLLAMVIAYFSRAGFPSWQYQRIHFFLALYLANDMEEDDEDSKQNIFHFLYRKNRSRIPLLRKRWFQLGHSMNPRARKNRSRIPLLRKRRFQLYRSTNPRARKNRSRIPLLRKHRFQLYRSMNSRARKNRSQIVLFQKRRFHFFCSMSCRAWVSPEELEEIQAYDPEHWVWARDRAHLS; from the exons ATGGACAGAACGGAGACTAGGTTCCGTAAGAGGGGACAGATTACGGGAAAGATCACGACCAGCCGTCAACCGCACCCCCAGAATGAGCAGAGTCCCCAGCGGAGCACCTCGGGGTACCCCCTCCAGGAGGTGGTGGATGATGAAATGTTGGGACCATCAG CCCCTGGGGTAGATCCCAGCCCCCCATGTAGGTCCCTTGGctggaaaaggaagagggagtGGTCAGATGAATCTGAGGAGGAGCCGGAGAAGGAGCTCGCCCCTGAGCCTGAGGAGACCTGGGTAGTGGAGATGCTGTGTGGGCTCAAGATGAAGCTGAAGCAACAGCGAGTGTCATCCATCCTCCCTGAGCACCACAAGGACTTCAACAGTCAGCTTG CCCCTGGGGTAGATCCCAGCCCCCCGCATAGGTCCTTTTGCTGGAAAAGGAAGATGGAGTGGTGGGACGAATCTGAGGAGTCGTTGGAGGAGGAGCCACGGAAGGTGCTCGCCCCTGAGCCTGAGGAGATCTGGGTGGCGGAGATGCTGTGTGGCCTCAAGATGAAGCTGAAGCGACGGCGAGTGTCGCTCGTGCTCCCTGAGCACCACGAGGCCTTCAACAGGCTGCTTG AGGATCCTGTCATTAAAAGATTCTTGGCCTGGGACAAAGATCTGAGGGTGTCGGACAAG TATCTCCTGGCTATGGTCATAGCGTATTTCAGCCGGGCTGGCTTCCCCTCCTGGCAATACCAACGCAttcatttcttcctggctct CTACCTGGCCAATGACATGGAGGAGGACGACGAGGACTCCAAACAAAACATCTTCCACTTCCTGTATAGGAAGAACCGCTCTCGCATACCCTTGCTCCGTAAGCGTTGGTTCCAGTTAGGCCATTCCATGAACCCGAGGGCCAGGAAGAACCGCTCTCGCATACCCTTGCTCCGTAAGCGTCGGTTCCAGTTATACCGTTCCACGAACCCGAGGGCCAGGAAGAACCGCTCTCGCATACCCTTGCTCCGTAAGCATCGGTTCCAGTTATACCGTTCCATGAACTCGAGGGCCAGGAAGAACCGCTCTCAGATAGTCCTGTTCCAGAAACGACGGTTCCACTTCTTCTGTTCCATGAGCTGCAGGGCTTGGGTTTCCCCAGAGGAGTTGGAGGAG ATCCAGGCTTATGACCCAGAGCACTGGGTGTGGGCGCGAGATCGCGCTCACCTTTCCTAG
- the SPDYE6 gene encoding speedy protein E6 isoform X1 translates to MDRTETRFRKRGQITGKITTSRQPHPQNEQSPQRSTSGYPLQEVVDDEMLGPSAPGVDPSPPCRSLGWKRKREWSDESEEEPEKELAPEPEETWVVEMLCGLKMKLKQQRVSSILPEHHKDFNSQLAPGVDPSPPHRSFCWKRKMEWWDESEESLEEEPRKVLAPEPEEIWVAEMLCGLKMKLKRRRVSLVLPEHHEAFNRLLEDPVIKRFLAWDKDLRVSDKYLLAMVIAYFSRAGFPSWQYQRIHFFLALYLANDMEEDDEDSKQNIFHFLYRKNRSRIPLLRKRWFQLGHSMNPRARKNRSRIPLLRKRRFQLYRSTNPRARKNRSRIPLLRKHRFQLYRSMNSRARKNRSQIVLFQKRRFHFFCSMSCRAWVSPEELEEVSGAWGGGGGGEELGGLEAG, encoded by the exons ATGGACAGAACGGAGACTAGGTTCCGTAAGAGGGGACAGATTACGGGAAAGATCACGACCAGCCGTCAACCGCACCCCCAGAATGAGCAGAGTCCCCAGCGGAGCACCTCGGGGTACCCCCTCCAGGAGGTGGTGGATGATGAAATGTTGGGACCATCAG CCCCTGGGGTAGATCCCAGCCCCCCATGTAGGTCCCTTGGctggaaaaggaagagggagtGGTCAGATGAATCTGAGGAGGAGCCGGAGAAGGAGCTCGCCCCTGAGCCTGAGGAGACCTGGGTAGTGGAGATGCTGTGTGGGCTCAAGATGAAGCTGAAGCAACAGCGAGTGTCATCCATCCTCCCTGAGCACCACAAGGACTTCAACAGTCAGCTTG CCCCTGGGGTAGATCCCAGCCCCCCGCATAGGTCCTTTTGCTGGAAAAGGAAGATGGAGTGGTGGGACGAATCTGAGGAGTCGTTGGAGGAGGAGCCACGGAAGGTGCTCGCCCCTGAGCCTGAGGAGATCTGGGTGGCGGAGATGCTGTGTGGCCTCAAGATGAAGCTGAAGCGACGGCGAGTGTCGCTCGTGCTCCCTGAGCACCACGAGGCCTTCAACAGGCTGCTTG AGGATCCTGTCATTAAAAGATTCTTGGCCTGGGACAAAGATCTGAGGGTGTCGGACAAG TATCTCCTGGCTATGGTCATAGCGTATTTCAGCCGGGCTGGCTTCCCCTCCTGGCAATACCAACGCAttcatttcttcctggctct CTACCTGGCCAATGACATGGAGGAGGACGACGAGGACTCCAAACAAAACATCTTCCACTTCCTGTATAGGAAGAACCGCTCTCGCATACCCTTGCTCCGTAAGCGTTGGTTCCAGTTAGGCCATTCCATGAACCCGAGGGCCAGGAAGAACCGCTCTCGCATACCCTTGCTCCGTAAGCGTCGGTTCCAGTTATACCGTTCCACGAACCCGAGGGCCAGGAAGAACCGCTCTCGCATACCCTTGCTCCGTAAGCATCGGTTCCAGTTATACCGTTCCATGAACTCGAGGGCCAGGAAGAACCGCTCTCAGATAGTCCTGTTCCAGAAACGACGGTTCCACTTCTTCTGTTCCATGAGCTGCAGGGCTTGGGTTTCCCCAGAGGAGTTGGAGGAGGTGAGTggggcctggggaggtggaggaggtggggaggaattGGGTGGGCTGGAGGCTGGATGA
- the SPDYE6 gene encoding speedy protein E6 isoform X3: MDRTETRFRKRGQITGKITTSRQPHPQNEQSPQRSTSGYPLQEVVDDEMLGPSAPGVDPSPPCRSLGWKRKREWSDESEEEPEKELAPEPEETWVVEMLCGLKMKLKQQRVSSILPEHHKDFNSQLAPGVDPSPPHRSFCWKRKMEWWDESEESLEEEPRKVLAPEPEEIWVAEMLCGLKMKLKRRRVSLVLPEHHEAFNRLLEDPVIKRFLAWDKDLRVSDKLPGQ; the protein is encoded by the exons ATGGACAGAACGGAGACTAGGTTCCGTAAGAGGGGACAGATTACGGGAAAGATCACGACCAGCCGTCAACCGCACCCCCAGAATGAGCAGAGTCCCCAGCGGAGCACCTCGGGGTACCCCCTCCAGGAGGTGGTGGATGATGAAATGTTGGGACCATCAG CCCCTGGGGTAGATCCCAGCCCCCCATGTAGGTCCCTTGGctggaaaaggaagagggagtGGTCAGATGAATCTGAGGAGGAGCCGGAGAAGGAGCTCGCCCCTGAGCCTGAGGAGACCTGGGTAGTGGAGATGCTGTGTGGGCTCAAGATGAAGCTGAAGCAACAGCGAGTGTCATCCATCCTCCCTGAGCACCACAAGGACTTCAACAGTCAGCTTG CCCCTGGGGTAGATCCCAGCCCCCCGCATAGGTCCTTTTGCTGGAAAAGGAAGATGGAGTGGTGGGACGAATCTGAGGAGTCGTTGGAGGAGGAGCCACGGAAGGTGCTCGCCCCTGAGCCTGAGGAGATCTGGGTGGCGGAGATGCTGTGTGGCCTCAAGATGAAGCTGAAGCGACGGCGAGTGTCGCTCGTGCTCCCTGAGCACCACGAGGCCTTCAACAGGCTGCTTG AGGATCCTGTCATTAAAAGATTCTTGGCCTGGGACAAAGATCTGAGGGTGTCGGACAAG CTACCTGGCCAATGA